The Actinosynnema mirum DSM 43827 genomic interval ATCGCCACCGGTCAGTCGCCGGTCAGCTCGGCGTACTTCGCGGCCGTGAGCAGCCCCTCGGCGCTCTCGACCCGGACCTTGAACAGCCACCCGCCGCCATACGGGTCGCCGTTGACCAGCGCGGGGTCCTCCACCGCGCCGGTGTTGACCTCCACGACCTCGCCGCTCACCGGCGCGTACAGGTCGCTGACCGACTTGGTCGACTCCAGCTCGCCGCACACCTGCCCGGACGTGACGCGCTCGCCCACCTCGGGCAGCTGCACGAACACGATGTCGCCCAGCGACTCGGCGGCGTACGAGGTGATGCCGACCGACACCGGCTCCTGGGTGCCGGGCGTCCAGTCGACCCACTCGTGGTCGGCGGTGTACAGCAGGTTCTCGGGGAATGCGGGCACGGCGGCGCTCCTGTCGCGGGACCTGTGGTGGGGT includes:
- the gcvH gene encoding glycine cleavage system protein GcvH, with amino-acid sequence MPAFPENLLYTADHEWVDWTPGTQEPVSVGITSYAAESLGDIVFVQLPEVGERVTSGQVCGELESTKSVSDLYAPVSGEVVEVNTGAVEDPALVNGDPYGGGWLFKVRVESAEGLLTAAKYAELTGD